DNA from Aquaspirillum sp. LM1:
GCGCCCCAATTGCATCATGGCCTTGGCCCAGTAATATTCCAGCAGCACACCCAGCCAGAATGCGGCATATGCCACATTCGGAACACCCATTCTTTTTGCATGTTTATCCGGCAACCCCGACAAAAAATGGCTGAACGATTCACTCAGTATCGTTCAGCCATCGGCGATCGGCCAGCAGGACTCAGTGCCTTCAGAACAACTCTACCTTGGGTCCTTCACTGCCCGCCCCCGCGCGGGCAGTGCCGCCACCGCTCAGGGTGCGCAGATGGGTGTCGCGCTGTTGCGACATCACATACTGGTCAAACATGGCGCTCAGATGCTCGGACAACGGGGTGAAATCCATCTGTGGGTTTTCAAAGGCACGCAGCCGCTCCGCCAGCATGATGGCGTGGCTGTCCAGCCGGCGCAGGGCGGCACCCACATGCTCCAGCTGCTGGCGGGTAACGTCCTGAAACTGCACGCTGGCCAGGGTGTCCATGAACATGGACGACAGTTCGGTGCTGCATTCCTGCACGGTGGCCAGCACATTCTTGACGTTTTCCGTGGCTTCTTCGTAGCTGCGCGACAATTCGGCCATCTGTTCGGAAAACACCTTGAGAATCGCCCGTTCCTTGTCCACCTGCTGGGTGGACAGCGCGTCGCTGAACTGCTCTTCGATGGTGGTGGCCACGGCCTGAATACCCTGGTTGATCCGGGTCACCGCCTTGTCACTTTCCTGCGACAGCTTGCGCACTTCGTCGGCCACCACGGCAAAACCGCGCCCGGCTTCGCCAGCGCGGGCCGCTTCAATGGCGGCATTCAGCGCCAGCAGATTGGTCTGGGCGGCAATATCGCGGATCAGCTGCACCAGCGACTCCAGCGCCCGTGCCTCGGCCACCACCTGGCTGACCCGCTGCTGGTCGGTTTCGGCGGCGGCAATCCGGCGCTGGATGTATTCGGTCATCTTGCCGATCATCGCCCGGTTTTGCGCAATGCTGGCTTCCGAATCCTCGATGCGCTGCAGCGATTCGCTGGTGGTGCGGGTGACAAAATTGTCCAGCCGGCCCACCACCTGGTCGATGGTCTGCAGACGCTGGGTCATGTCGAAGGCAGCCGATTCGGTCTGGTCCACCACGCCGTCCAGCTGATTGCGCACCACGTCATCGAAGGTTTTCACCGCCAGCAATTCGCCAGCCACTTCGTCGGCCACCAGGCGCATTTTTTCCCGTTCTTCGCGCATGCGGGTCTGCATGTGGGCCACGCCAAACATTTCGTCGTTAAACAACGTGCGTGACACCACCAGTTGGCCCACCAGCGCGGCCATCATGGCCAGCAGGGTGCCCAGGGCATCGCCCAGCGCTACGCTGACACCCAAAGTGGGCAGCAGGCTGGCGTGGTACCAGCCATGAGCAAGAAAAACAAACCAGCAGGTCACCACGGACACACCCAGCGTCACCAGGATGGAACGCAACATGATCTGGCGCGGCTTGCGCGGGGAAGATGGCGACATGGACAGGCCTCAGCGGAGCACGAGTTTGATGGTATTGAGCAGGGATTCCGCCGTGGCCGGCTTGACCAGCCAGCCCGACGCCCCGGCGGCCTTGGCTTCGGCTCGCTTGGTTTGCTGGGATTCGGTGGTCAGGAACAAAATGGGCATGAAGCGGTAATTGGGCAGCTTGCGCACTTCCTTGATCAGCTCGATGCCATTCATGCCCGGCATGTTCAGATCGGTAATCAGCAAGTCCACCTTGACCCCGGACTGAAATTTGCGCAACGCTTCTTCGGCATTGGCGGCCTTTTCAGTTTCAAATCCGGCCTTGGTCAGAATATTGGAAATACTCAACAGAATAGTGGCGGAATCATCCACCAGAAAAATACGTTTACTCATGGTAGGGTAACTCTTTCTTCAGGTCATGGAGACGGCAACACGCAACACCAGCAGACCGGATTTCCCGGATATTGTTCGGTTGTTGCCACATGGCTCGCTCTTTAGCTTTCACCTCGCCATTACCCTGGGCCGTTACCCTGACGGCTGCCCTGGACAAAAGACGAAGTGCATTCAAGCGCCAAAACAAACGAGCATTCTACGGTGCCATCCCGATGCACAGTTGATGCCAGTCAAAATTTTGCATGAACACTGCGCGACTTAAGCACTGATTTGACCGCTTGGCAACCGTAAAACTACGGATTCCCCTACGGCAGTGCCATCGAAAAATCGGAAAACAGGGGAAACGTCTTTCAGAATAGCCCGACCTGCCAGAAAATCCAGCGTCATCCCATGCTCGGAGGCACGCGCATGATGGCATGGCACGCGGCTCAGGAGAAGGGGTTTACTCGTGCATCAGCCCTGTCTCCAGGCCGATTTGCGGCGCATTCAGGCACAATCCGGCCTGGCTGCCGGCAGAAAAACCGTCACCCGCAAACCCGCGCCCTGATGGCCGTGACTGAGCTGAATCTGTCCATGCAAGGCCTGCACGCACTCGGCCACAATCGCCAGACCCAGGCCGCAGCCGGTTTCCTGGCTCTGGCCCAGCACCCGGTAAAACCGCTCGAATACCC
Protein-coding regions in this window:
- a CDS encoding response regulator, with the translated sequence MSKRIFLVDDSATILLSISNILTKAGFETEKAANAEEALRKFQSGVKVDLLITDLNMPGMNGIELIKEVRKLPNYRFMPILFLTTESQQTKRAEAKAAGASGWLVKPATAESLLNTIKLVLR
- a CDS encoding methyl-accepting chemotaxis protein, whose amino-acid sequence is MSPSSPRKPRQIMLRSILVTLGVSVVTCWFVFLAHGWYHASLLPTLGVSVALGDALGTLLAMMAALVGQLVVSRTLFNDEMFGVAHMQTRMREEREKMRLVADEVAGELLAVKTFDDVVRNQLDGVVDQTESAAFDMTQRLQTIDQVVGRLDNFVTRTTSESLQRIEDSEASIAQNRAMIGKMTEYIQRRIAAAETDQQRVSQVVAEARALESLVQLIRDIAAQTNLLALNAAIEAARAGEAGRGFAVVADEVRKLSQESDKAVTRINQGIQAVATTIEEQFSDALSTQQVDKERAILKVFSEQMAELSRSYEEATENVKNVLATVQECSTELSSMFMDTLASVQFQDVTRQQLEHVGAALRRLDSHAIMLAERLRAFENPQMDFTPLSEHLSAMFDQYVMSQQRDTHLRTLSGGGTARAGAGSEGPKVELF